Proteins encoded in a region of the Anoxybacillus amylolyticus genome:
- the gatA gene encoding Asp-tRNA(Asn)/Glu-tRNA(Gln) amidotransferase subunit GatA — protein MSLFDYKLSELHGMLHKKEICVSDLVDESFKRIAEVDEKVQAFLTLNEEQARVKAKELDEKLATETEFGLLFGMPIGIKDNIVTKGLRTTCASKILYNFDPIYDATVMQRLHEADAITIGKLNMDEFAMGSSTENSGFQLTRNPWDLERVPGGSSGGSAAAVAAGEVPFALGSDTGGSIRQPAAFCGVVGLKPTYGRVSRYGLVAFASSLDQIGPITRTVEDNAYVLQVISGLDPMDSTSANVDVPDYVSALTGDIQGLKIAVPKEYLGEGVSEEVRQSVLDALKVLESLGATWEEVSLPHSKYALATYYLLASSEASANLARFDGVRYGYRTDNAKNLIDMYKQTRSEGFGNEVKRRIMLGTFVLSSGYYDAYYKKAQKVRTLIKQDFENVFEKYDVIIGPTTPTPAFKIGEKTSDPLTMYANDILTIPVNLAGVPGISVPCGFVNGLPVGLQIIGKHFDESTVYRVAHAFEQATNYHKQKPTL, from the coding sequence ATGTCACTGTTTGATTATAAACTATCGGAATTACACGGGATGTTACATAAAAAGGAAATCTGCGTATCCGATTTAGTGGACGAATCATTTAAACGGATCGCGGAAGTAGACGAGAAAGTACAAGCGTTTTTAACGTTAAACGAAGAGCAAGCGCGCGTGAAAGCGAAAGAATTAGATGAAAAGTTAGCGACTGAAACCGAATTCGGCTTGTTGTTTGGCATGCCGATCGGCATTAAAGACAATATTGTTACGAAAGGGTTGCGCACGACATGCGCAAGCAAAATTCTTTATAATTTTGACCCGATTTATGATGCGACGGTGATGCAACGTTTGCATGAAGCAGACGCCATTACGATCGGAAAATTAAACATGGACGAATTTGCGATGGGGTCTTCGACAGAAAACTCCGGCTTCCAATTAACGCGCAACCCGTGGGATTTAGAGCGCGTTCCGGGCGGTTCAAGCGGCGGTTCGGCAGCGGCAGTCGCGGCAGGAGAAGTGCCATTTGCGCTCGGTTCGGATACGGGCGGCTCGATTCGTCAACCAGCTGCGTTTTGCGGTGTCGTTGGCTTAAAACCGACGTATGGCCGTGTATCGCGCTATGGGCTTGTCGCATTTGCCTCCTCGCTTGACCAAATCGGCCCAATTACACGGACGGTAGAAGATAACGCATATGTACTACAAGTCATTTCCGGTTTAGATCCGATGGATTCTACATCCGCGAATGTTGACGTACCAGACTACGTTTCTGCCTTAACAGGCGACATTCAAGGGCTAAAAATTGCCGTTCCGAAAGAATATTTAGGCGAAGGGGTATCTGAAGAAGTGCGCCAATCGGTGCTTGATGCCCTAAAAGTATTAGAAAGCTTAGGCGCAACATGGGAAGAAGTATCGCTCCCTCATTCGAAATACGCGCTTGCGACGTATTATTTATTAGCGTCTTCAGAAGCATCGGCAAACCTTGCTCGCTTTGACGGTGTTCGCTATGGCTATCGGACAGATAATGCGAAAAACTTGATTGACATGTATAAACAAACGCGCAGCGAAGGATTCGGCAACGAAGTGAAGCGCCGTATTATGCTCGGGACGTTCGTGCTAAGCTCCGGCTATTATGACGCATATTACAAAAAAGCGCAAAAAGTGCGGACGCTCATTAAACAAGATTTTGAGAACGTCTTTGAAAAATATGATGTGATTATCGGACCGACGACGCCGACGCCAGCGTTTAAAATCGGCGAAAAAACGAGCGATCCATTAACGATGTACGCGAACGACATTTTAACGATTCCAGTCAACCTTGCGGGTGTTCCAGGCATCTCAGTGCCGTGCGGATTTGTCAACGGTTTGCCAGTCGGTCTGCAAATTATCGGCAAACATTTCGATGAAAGTACGGTTTACCGCGTCGCACACGCGTTTGAACAAGCGACAAACTATCATAAACAAAAACCGACATTGTAA
- the ade gene encoding adenine deaminase, translated as MKQLAVASKRQLADVVVKNGKIVNVFTHEIMQADIAIADGKIVGIGAYDGHTVIDAKGKYVCPGLIDGHVHIESSMVTPSEFARVVVPHGVTTVITDPHEIANVAGTRGIEFMLNDSEHTPLDVYVMLPSCVPATAFEHAGATLHAEQLAPFFSHPRVLGLAEVMDYPSLLEGKQHMLAKLIAAMEANKLIDGHLAGLDETAVNVYRSANVHTDHECVTVDEALARVQRGMYVLIREGSVAKDLHKLLPAVHTYNARRFLFCTDDKHIDELVTEGSVDHHIRLAIQAGIEPITAIQMATLNAAECYRLYTKGAIAPGYDADFLLVEDLHSFSITHVFKKGALVAENGRVTCSVTKATSIDKTIIQSVHTKKITKENVQIPFTRGNQANVIQIIPNHLHTKRLITEVHVENGVFQPSIEQDLLKLVVVERHRGLGVGVGIVNGFQLKKGAIASSIAHDSHNIIATGTNDNDIIVAIEHVRKMNGGLVVVKNGDVLADLSLEIGGLMTVKNYEDVLQRLQSIHHALSTLGASDEFNPFITLAFLALPVIPELKLTDQGLFDVSSFQFIDVEV; from the coding sequence ATGAAGCAGCTTGCCGTAGCTTCCAAACGGCAACTAGCCGATGTTGTCGTCAAAAACGGAAAAATTGTCAACGTCTTTACACACGAAATTATGCAGGCAGATATCGCGATTGCAGATGGAAAAATCGTCGGTATCGGTGCATATGACGGTCATACCGTCATTGACGCCAAAGGGAAATACGTTTGCCCTGGGCTAATTGACGGACACGTCCACATTGAATCATCGATGGTTACACCGAGCGAATTTGCTCGCGTTGTCGTTCCGCACGGCGTCACAACCGTCATTACCGATCCGCACGAAATTGCAAACGTTGCTGGAACGAGAGGAATCGAGTTCATGCTTAATGATTCTGAGCACACTCCGCTCGATGTATATGTCATGTTGCCATCGTGCGTGCCTGCAACTGCTTTTGAACATGCTGGTGCGACGCTTCATGCCGAACAGTTAGCACCGTTTTTTTCGCATCCGCGCGTGCTTGGGCTTGCGGAAGTGATGGACTACCCGTCGCTTTTGGAAGGAAAACAACATATGCTCGCTAAACTAATCGCTGCGATGGAAGCAAATAAACTAATCGACGGACATTTAGCTGGTCTTGATGAAACAGCCGTTAACGTGTACCGAAGCGCCAATGTTCATACCGATCACGAGTGTGTCACAGTAGACGAAGCGCTAGCTCGCGTTCAACGTGGCATGTACGTTTTAATTCGGGAAGGGTCCGTTGCAAAAGATTTGCACAAACTACTCCCGGCAGTCCATACGTATAACGCACGTCGCTTTTTATTTTGCACAGACGATAAGCATATTGACGAACTTGTCACCGAAGGAAGCGTCGATCATCATATTCGCCTCGCGATTCAAGCTGGTATAGAGCCGATAACAGCGATTCAAATGGCGACATTAAACGCCGCAGAATGTTATCGCCTATATACGAAAGGCGCGATCGCCCCTGGATATGATGCGGACTTTTTGCTTGTGGAAGATTTGCATTCGTTTTCCATTACGCACGTCTTCAAAAAGGGAGCGCTCGTTGCGGAAAACGGACGCGTTACATGTTCTGTCACAAAAGCCACTTCGATCGACAAAACGATTATACAGTCGGTTCATACAAAAAAGATAACAAAAGAAAATGTGCAAATTCCGTTCACACGCGGAAATCAAGCAAATGTCATTCAAATTATTCCAAATCATTTGCATACGAAACGGCTCATTACAGAAGTGCATGTCGAAAACGGCGTCTTTCAACCGTCGATCGAGCAAGATTTACTAAAACTTGTTGTCGTCGAACGTCACCGTGGGCTTGGAGTCGGTGTTGGCATCGTCAACGGCTTTCAGTTGAAAAAAGGGGCCATTGCGTCATCGATTGCGCATGACTCACATAACATCATCGCTACCGGAACGAACGATAACGACATTATTGTTGCCATTGAACACGTGAGAAAAATGAACGGCGGGCTTGTCGTTGTGAAAAACGGCGACGTTTTAGCGGATTTGTCCCTTGAAATCGGAGGGCTTATGACGGTGAAAAATTACGAAGACGTGTTGCAACGTTTACAAAGTATTCACCATGCCTTGTCCACACTCGGAGCATCGGACGAATTTAATCCGTTTATTACGCTCGCTTTTTTAGCGTTGCCAGTCATTCCAGAACTCAAATTGACTGACCAAGGCTTATTTGACGTCTCATCGTTTCAATTTATCGATGTAGAGGTGTAG
- a CDS encoding Uma2 family endonuclease yields the protein MSLPNEKRPWTYADYANLHEEKRYEGIDGILFMTPSPTPRHQRIVTALSALFFDFLQHSSCEVFVAPIDVCLFATKDTPLHDIKDWYIPDLIIVCDKQKIGDERIYGAPDLIVEILSPSTAKHDRITKFHSYERAGVKEYWIVDPIHETVEIYALQDGHFRQIRMHYKDETIHPYIFPNCSIELQKVFM from the coding sequence ATGTCGTTGCCAAATGAAAAACGTCCGTGGACATATGCGGATTACGCAAACTTGCATGAGGAAAAACGATATGAAGGAATTGATGGTATCTTATTTATGACTCCTTCACCTACGCCAAGACACCAACGTATTGTTACCGCTTTGTCAGCACTGTTTTTCGACTTTTTACAGCATTCCTCGTGTGAAGTATTTGTTGCACCAATCGATGTATGCCTATTCGCAACAAAAGATACTCCCCTTCATGACATTAAAGATTGGTATATTCCCGATTTAATCATTGTTTGTGACAAACAAAAAATCGGTGATGAACGAATTTATGGAGCGCCAGATTTAATCGTAGAAATTCTCTCCCCATCTACCGCCAAGCATGACCGCATTACAAAATTTCATAGCTACGAACGGGCTGGTGTTAAAGAGTACTGGATTGTCGATCCGATTCATGAAACAGTTGAAATATATGCTTTGCAAGATGGGCATTTTCGTCAAATTCGTATGCATTACAAAGATGAAACTATTCACCCTTATATATTTCCCAACTGTTCCATTGAGTTACAGAAAGTGTTTATGTGA
- the gatB gene encoding Asp-tRNA(Asn)/Glu-tRNA(Gln) amidotransferase subunit GatB gives MNFEIVIGLEVHVELKTKSKIFSSSPNAFGAPPNTQTSVIDLGYPGVLPVLNKQAVEYAMKAAMALNCEIATETKFDRKNYFYPDNPKAYQISQYDQPIGQNGWIEIEVNGKKKKIGITRIHLEEDAGKLTHTGDGYSLVDFNRQGTPLIEIVSEPDIRSPEEAYAYLEKLKSIIQYTGVSDCKMEEGSLRCDANISLRPIGSDKFGTKTELKNLNSFNFVRQGLEYEAKRQEKILLSGGVIQQETRRFDEATKTTILMRTKEGSEDYRYFPEPDLVMLYIDEEWKERVRASLPELPDARQKRYVEELGLPEYDAKVLTLTKEMADFFEATVANGADPKLASNWLMVEVSGYLNAEQKELHDIALTPESLAGMIKLIQNGTISSKIAKKIFKELVEKGGDPEQIVKDQGLVQISDEATLRNIVLEVLDANPQSVEDFKNGKDRAIGFLVGQIMKATKGQANPPLVNKLLLEEINKR, from the coding sequence ATGAATTTTGAAATCGTCATCGGACTTGAAGTTCACGTTGAGCTGAAAACAAAATCGAAAATTTTCTCAAGCAGCCCAAACGCATTCGGAGCGCCCCCAAACACACAAACGAGCGTCATTGACTTAGGGTATCCAGGCGTTCTTCCGGTGTTAAACAAACAAGCGGTTGAATATGCGATGAAAGCGGCGATGGCATTAAACTGCGAAATCGCGACGGAAACGAAATTTGACCGGAAAAACTACTTTTATCCGGACAATCCCAAAGCGTATCAAATTTCACAATACGACCAACCGATTGGACAAAACGGCTGGATTGAAATTGAAGTGAACGGCAAAAAGAAAAAAATTGGCATTACGCGCATTCATTTAGAAGAAGATGCAGGAAAACTGACGCATACAGGGGACGGCTATTCGTTAGTCGACTTTAACCGTCAAGGCACGCCACTGATTGAAATTGTATCGGAACCGGACATTCGCTCGCCAGAAGAAGCGTATGCGTATTTAGAAAAATTAAAGTCGATCATTCAATATACAGGCGTATCGGATTGCAAAATGGAAGAAGGCTCGCTTCGTTGTGACGCAAACATTTCCCTTCGTCCAATTGGTTCAGACAAATTCGGCACAAAAACGGAGTTGAAAAACTTAAACTCGTTTAACTTCGTTCGCCAAGGACTTGAGTACGAAGCGAAACGCCAAGAGAAAATTTTGTTGTCTGGCGGCGTCATCCAACAAGAAACACGCCGTTTCGATGAAGCGACAAAAACGACGATTTTAATGCGCACAAAAGAAGGTTCAGAAGACTATCGCTACTTCCCAGAGCCGGATTTAGTCATGCTCTATATCGATGAGGAATGGAAAGAACGCGTTCGCGCTTCCCTCCCAGAGCTTCCAGATGCGCGGCAAAAACGATACGTAGAAGAGCTCGGGTTGCCGGAGTATGATGCGAAAGTACTAACGCTCACAAAAGAAATGGCGGACTTTTTCGAAGCAACGGTTGCGAACGGCGCCGATCCAAAATTGGCTTCCAACTGGTTGATGGTTGAAGTGTCCGGTTACTTAAATGCGGAACAAAAAGAATTGCACGACATCGCGTTAACACCGGAAAGCTTAGCTGGTATGATTAAACTCATTCAAAACGGCACGATTTCATCGAAAATCGCGAAAAAAATCTTTAAAGAGTTGGTCGAAAAAGGCGGCGATCCGGAACAAATCGTCAAAGATCAAGGGCTTGTGCAAATTTCTGACGAAGCAACGTTGCGCAACATTGTGCTCGAAGTGCTCGATGCGAATCCGCAATCGGTCGAAGACTTCAAAAACGGAAAAGACCGTGCGATCGGCTTCTTAGTCGGCCAAATTATGAAAGCGACAAAAGGACAAGCAAACCCACCGCTTGTGAATAAGCTATTGCTTGAGGAAATAAATAAGCGATAA
- a CDS encoding HI0074 family nucleotidyltransferase substrate-binding subunit: MYGLKKQTFYNLIYVFQNYADIIERVILFGSRARGDYKETSDIDIAIKFRSNNEQLYRIQDDLAEANIIYTVDAIDYEKISNEKLKSYIDLEGKTIFLTNERGEAVVTMNKIIDKLFDFEKALHKLHQSIARDVAKDDLVLDATIQRFEFTYELAWKWMKSYLEYNGNNEVTSPRKTIKQAFKEGLIQDGEAWIQLLEDRNRTSHTYDEQIAMEIYEHVRQRYVHLFDQLLVEMKKRVRELEG, from the coding sequence ATGTACGGATTAAAAAAGCAAACATTTTACAACCTCATTTATGTGTTTCAAAATTATGCTGACATCATTGAAAGAGTGATTTTGTTCGGATCAAGGGCAAGAGGCGATTATAAAGAAACATCGGATATTGATATTGCGATTAAGTTTAGAAGCAATAACGAGCAGCTGTACCGCATTCAAGACGATTTAGCAGAAGCAAATATCATTTATACTGTGGATGCCATAGATTATGAAAAGATCAGCAATGAAAAGCTCAAATCGTATATTGATCTCGAAGGAAAGACCATTTTTTTAACGAATGAACGCGGGGAGGCAGTCGTGACGATGAATAAAATCATTGATAAACTATTTGACTTTGAAAAAGCATTACATAAACTGCATCAAAGCATCGCGCGTGATGTGGCAAAAGACGACTTAGTTCTTGACGCGACAATTCAACGATTTGAGTTTACGTACGAACTAGCATGGAAATGGATGAAAAGCTACTTAGAATATAACGGAAACAACGAAGTCACAAGTCCGCGAAAAACGATCAAACAAGCGTTTAAAGAAGGGCTTATTCAAGATGGAGAAGCGTGGATTCAACTGTTAGAAGACCGAAATAGAACATCACATACATACGACGAACAAATAGCGATGGAAATTTATGAACATGTTCGTCAGCGCTATGTTCATTTATTTGATCAGTTATTAGTAGAGATGAAAAAACGAGTTCGCGAATTGGAAGGATAG
- a CDS encoding transposase: protein MKGKYSDRFIVLVLDNGRIHHANMVQAFLDGEEGSASHFNFLPPYSPHLNPIERLWKWLKDEVIANVLHKDQNDIAQSITRFEQYVLQHADEVLRRVGCAVVNQRLGCQFRCIQKDF, encoded by the coding sequence TTGAAAGGGAAATATTCGGATCGTTTTATCGTGCTTGTGTTGGACAATGGGCGTATTCATCATGCCAACATGGTGCAAGCATTTCTCGATGGTGAAGAAGGCAGCGCCTCTCACTTTAATTTTCTGCCACCGTATTCCCCACATTTGAATCCAATTGAACGGTTGTGGAAGTGGTTGAAAGATGAAGTCATCGCCAACGTCTTGCATAAAGATCAAAACGACATTGCTCAGTCTATTACTCGGTTTGAACAATACGTCTTACAGCACGCAGATGAAGTGTTACGCCGCGTTGGGTGTGCTGTTGTAAATCAGAGGTTAGGATGTCAATTTAGATGTATACAGAAAGATTTT
- a CDS encoding coiled-coil domain-containing protein, whose translation MVVCKGGEKMSEQLLEKILHVVTDIQKELQDIREEQKAIREEQEALKNGQKELYDLVNALLHRQEETDAKLEALTMDVHHMRGEMTAMKQEIHALNEKIDSHYEQLNERLNNLQLDLDFTVHKTTMTERELFKMRNRLFS comes from the coding sequence ATGGTTGTGTGCAAAGGAGGTGAGAAGATGAGCGAGCAATTGTTGGAGAAAATTTTACACGTCGTCACAGACATCCAAAAAGAATTGCAGGACATTCGCGAAGAACAAAAAGCGATTCGAGAAGAACAGGAAGCATTAAAAAATGGACAAAAAGAGCTTTACGATCTAGTCAATGCTCTACTCCATCGCCAAGAAGAAACAGACGCAAAGCTTGAAGCTTTAACGATGGACGTGCATCATATGCGCGGTGAAATGACAGCAATGAAGCAAGAAATCCACGCACTAAACGAAAAAATTGACTCCCACTATGAACAACTCAACGAGCGTCTTAACAATCTCCAACTTGACCTTGATTTCACCGTTCATAAAACAACAATGACGGAGCGAGAACTTTTCAAAATGAGAAATCGGTTGTTTTCATAG
- a CDS encoding winged helix-turn-helix domain-containing protein — protein MPLGRSPFLAEEQQQELRQVVLTTTPVDVGWGNSSSWNTRILQSYIQQTYGVSMSREGIRKLLHRLRLSWTRPTYKLVKGDPERQAAFQKELEFIKKTNHRERHHVLCGRDTCSCLSSASYDMGRSRHQKQVPSYGHHAHVSIFGAADVQQGDVVFQHHQSMLRRS, from the coding sequence GTGCCACTAGGTCGTTCACCATTTCTTGCCGAAGAACAGCAACAAGAACTAAGACAAGTTGTGTTAACCACCACGCCCGTTGATGTCGGTTGGGGCAATTCTTCATCATGGAACACACGGATATTGCAATCCTACATTCAACAAACATATGGCGTTTCGATGTCACGTGAAGGCATTCGCAAGTTGTTGCATCGTCTTCGTTTATCATGGACACGTCCGACTTACAAGCTGGTGAAAGGTGACCCAGAGCGTCAAGCTGCTTTTCAAAAGGAGCTCGAATTTATAAAAAAAACTAATCACCGAGAACGTCACCATGTTTTATGTGGACGAGACACATGTTCGTGCCTATCAAGCGCTTCGTACGACATGGGCAGAAGTAGGCACCAAAAACAGGTGCCAAGCTACGGTCACCACGCTCACGTTTCGATTTTCGGTGCAGCCGACGTCCAACAAGGCGATGTCGTGTTTCAGCATCATCAGTCAATGCTGAGACGTTCCTAG
- the gatC gene encoding Asp-tRNA(Asn)/Glu-tRNA(Gln) amidotransferase subunit GatC: MSRISIEQVKHVAHLARLAITEEEAEMFTKQLDAIITFAEQLNELDTENVPPTSHVLNMKNVMRDDVPTAGLPLEEVLKNAPDQQDGQFRVPAILE, translated from the coding sequence ATGTCAAGAATTTCAATCGAGCAAGTGAAACACGTGGCGCATTTAGCGCGATTAGCGATCACGGAAGAAGAGGCAGAAATGTTCACGAAACAACTAGATGCGATTATTACGTTTGCGGAGCAATTAAACGAACTAGACACCGAAAACGTTCCGCCAACGTCGCACGTATTAAACATGAAAAATGTCATGCGCGACGATGTGCCAACAGCGGGGCTTCCGCTAGAAGAAGTGTTGAAAAACGCACCAGATCAACAAGACGGCCAGTTCCGCGTACCAGCGATTTTAGAATAA